One region of Mangifera indica cultivar Alphonso chromosome 3, CATAS_Mindica_2.1, whole genome shotgun sequence genomic DNA includes:
- the LOC123212339 gene encoding protein NOI4, translating to MASEDRGRPLPKFGEWDVNDPATAEGFTVIFNRARDEKKASLHGGKVSTPPRNDSAYKRSESESDYYQKSLRRKWLCCG from the exons ATGGCATCT GAAGATAGAGGGCGTCCATTGCCCAAGTTTGGAGAGTGGGATGTCAATGACCCAGCAACAGCTGAAGGATTTACCGTAATATTCAACAGGGCTCGAGATGAGAAAAAGGCTAGCCTCCATGGTGGGAAAGTTTCGACCCCCCCAAGGAATGATAGTGCCTACAAAAGaagtgaaagtgaaagtgaTTACTATCAGAAGTCTCTAAGG AGAAAGTGGCTTTGCTGTGGTTGA